Proteins from one Candida orthopsilosis Co 90-125, chromosome 2 draft sequence genomic window:
- a CDS encoding UBX-domain (ubiquitin-regulatory domain) protein, translating into MPGMDSVFHSSVQEAVQLTVQNNKPLFVYLASLDNNTNDSFLNKFIKEQTVAHLQEHSVPLKLVQGSVEFGYFEQLFQNLVVPSFYVVSQGKLKAVITGDFSKDDFDKCINQFPTRQSGSINTPTPASTASSNVPTASSSQMLPSAYATTGRDPTPSTPVSTTSSGQAPSSSHATTADNHEQSVLRHRRLVAQQRKEKLAEKQRIRELMEADKRERQSRERAEKERIDGKESESQTGPKKVCHTNCLLAIKLFDGSTIKHDFKPEDTLITVRIFLDEEVKVIPSTSNMPSFASTTYPTGYSFHRPTLPRVTYSEEQESQSLVDLDLTPRSILILKPTYDQTNSSNNAPGNEKVGILRNVYNFVAGIGRALYSFFDYGVDDVQRQVNTEQPIAPRQEEEVIELHQPIAPGILSVGDRGLSSSLMNIERDERDVISATPVESRASSPRPTLSRVQTIHDDARDTLRDTYNGNSINLRDDDQTT; encoded by the coding sequence ATGCCAGGAATGGATAGTGTATTCCACTCTTCTGTCCAAGAAGCGGTGCAACTTACCGTTCAGAATAACAAACCTTTATTTGTATATCTTGCCCTGCTTGATAACAACACAaatgattcatttttgaacaagttcATCAAAGAACAAACAGTTGCACATTTGCAAGAACACTCAGTACCGTTAAAGTTGGTACAGGGTAGTGTTGAATTCGGATATTTTGAACagctttttcaaaacctAGTTGTTCCCAGTTTTTATGTTGTTCTGCAGGGAAAGCTTAAGGCGGTCATCACTGGCGACTTTTCCAAAgatgattttgacaaatgcataaatcaatttccaacACGACAAAGTGGGTCTATAAACACCCCAACACCCGCGTCTACCGCGCTGTCGAATGTACCAACTGCATCTTCTTCACAAATGCTACCATCAGCATACGCCACAACGGGACGTGATCCAACCCCACTGACACCGGTTTCTACCACATCCAGTGGCCAAGccccatcatcatcacatGCCACTACCGCAGATAACCATGAGCAATCAGTGTTACGTCACAGAAGACTTGTAGcacaacaaagaaaagaaaaattagCAGAGAAGCAACGTATAAGAGAGTTAATGGAAGCTGACAAAAGGGAAAGACAGAGCCGAGAAAGAGCCGAAAAGGAACGTATTGATGGCAAGGAACTGGAATCACAAACTGGACCAAAGAAAGTGTGTCATACGAATTGTCTCTTGGCGATCAAACTTTTCGATGGAAGTACTATCAAACACGATTTCAAACCAGAGGACACACTAATTACAGTACGTATCTTCCTTGACGAAGAGGTAAAAGTCATACCATCCACAAGCAACATGCCCTCGTTTGCTAGCACAACGTACCCTACAGGCTACTCATTCCACAGACCAACATTACCACGCGTTACGTATTCTGAAGAGCAAGAGTCACAGTCACTAGTTGATCTTGATTTGACTCCAAGGTCCATATTGATCCTCAAACCAACTTATGATCAAACGAATTCAAGCAATAATGCACCTGGCAATGAGAAAGTGGGAATACTTCGAAATGTGTATAACTTTGTTGCGGGAATAGGAAGGGCCCTTTACTCCTTCTTTGATTACGGTGTTGACGACGTACAGAGACAAGTTAACACGGAACAGCCAATAGCGCCACGTcaggaagaagaagtgATAGAGCTCCATCAACCGATCGCTCCAGGTATTTTATCCGTGGGTGATAGAGGGTTGTCGTCTTCGCTTATGAATATTGAAAGGGATGAGCGTGATGTAATTTCCGCAACTCCAGTAGAGTCGAGAGCTTCAAGTCCCAGGCCCACATTGAGTCGAGTACAAACTATTCATGATGATGCCAGAGATACATTGCGAGATACATATAACGGGAACAGCATCAATCTTAGAGATGATGATCAAACTACATAG
- a CDS encoding Ptr3 protein (protein similar to S. cerevisiae Ptr3p, which is a sensor of external amino acids): MDRSSLTNLLKFPGYNQTVVSDTSVLSCGCLTSESVFTNECMNYCPNCHASNVSLLAQIEPLRQLYRLIDTQGHRRLSNSERSRRSFAKKGTKGDDHSAQLTSKMTESMNLLTLFHKYAKEEQSGLSQPEVQSAVGAIDIVKRKSFDDVSFAPRGTPSSQSGSVSPQNLRNLGSDLMIMSQQKHDPDFETLLEHVSEQKEYNFSKCFPFHRKVLSFPTSQMKLNIGTVNPFKLGSFGIKRSINSSIHTFIDFHKGLETTRFVLLSEKKWELYEYVIPSRETNMAHIKPVLVCCGKSTGEYGESQNSLKSTTTPGEHETVKSNDFGNNGKADNLSSRDDLKKRLASWDQTYCKLTRNVLVISGTKGVMRVINVSSEGQYQVGEPIYTYLTNFPIRCIAISPNENLIACSITGRERISDKEQPFIVLHRMVAHEASWISFVDPILITVPYRDPIKLVNFNASSSHIICATVWESRYIIIKLRDGEKGYQRPRLVWSELPFKSGTRQDEGGNISLGREDSLGTDDELMMASEGITDVQFGNMYSNTIVITSNYLGYRLPVVIRLHGTQIDSSRPGPNNDAFSLENSFSSRDREEEDDYSMLKSSEVILRVPEVGSSIHVAAISPRGDGIVFVDKDGRLYLVSAPNLSSQSGTGSTNKKTVVLLGEAANAERYTEAASVQFSADGGKVFAVDRKGLFQVFDFTKGVPGEDLDVVKCKILSV; encoded by the coding sequence ATGGATAGATCAAGCTTGACTAACCTATTGAAGTTTCCAGGCTATAATCAAACCGTGGTCAGTGATACGTCTGTACTTTCATGTGGTTGTTTGACCTCGGAGTCGGTATTTACCAATGAATGTATGAACTATTGCCCCAATTGCCATGCCAGTAATGTTTCACTACTAGCTCAAATTGAACCACTACGGCAATTGTACCGTTTAATTGACACACAAGGACATAGGAGACTATCCAATAGTGAACGGAGTCGTCGAAGTTTTGCTAAAAAGGGCACCAAAGGCGATGATCATTCAGCGCAATTGACATCGAAGATGACAGAATcgatgaatttgttgacattATTTCACAAAtatgcaaaagaagaacaGTCTGGACTATCCCAACCTGAAGTACAATCAGCAGTTGGGGCAATCGATATTGTGAAACGAAAGTCATTCGACGATGTGTCATTTGCACCACGTGGTACGCCGTCCAGTCAATCTGGATCTGTGTCGCCTCAAAACCTTCGTAATCTTGGGTCTGacttgatgataatgaGTCAACAAAAGCATGATCCAGATTTTGAAACCCTATTAGAGCATGTGAGTGAACAGAAGGAATACAATTTTAGTAAATGCTTTCCCTTTCATCGTAAAGTTTTATCATTTCCTACACtgcaaatgaaattgaatatagGAACAGTAAAtccattcaaattgggATCGTTCGGTATCAAAAGgtcaataaattcatccATTCATACCTTTATTGACTTCCATAAAGGATTGGAGACAACTCGATTTGTGCTATtgagtgaaaaaaaatggGAACTATATGAATACGTAATACCATCAAGAGAAACAAACATGGCCCACATCAAACCTGTACTAGTATGCTGCGGAAAACTGACCGGTGAATATGGTGAGTCACAGAATAGTTTAAAATCCACAACCACGCCAGGTGAGCATGAAACTGTAAAATCAAATGACTTTGGCAATAATGGGAAAGCAGATAATTTATCGTCTAGAgatgatttgaagaaacGATTGGCATCATGGGACCAAACATACTGTAAATTAACCAGAAATGTTTTAGTCATATCAGGGACAAAGGGGGTTATGAGAGTAATCAACGTCAGTCTGGAGGGACAGTATCAAGTGGGTGAGCCAATCTACACGTATCTCACGAATTTTCCAATACGATGTATCGCAATCTCCCCAAACGAAAATCTTATTGCTTGCAGCATAACAGGACGAGAGCGAATTTCCGATAAGGAGCAACCgtttattgttttacaTAGGATGGTGGCGCACGAGGCGTCGTGGATTAGTTTTGTCGATCCAATATTAATAACAGTGCCTTATCGCGATCCAatcaaacttgtcaatttcaacgCATCTTCCTCACATATTATTTGTGCTACGGTGTGGGAGTCGAGGTACATCATCATAAAGTTAAGAGACGGGGAAAAAGGATACCAAAGGCCACGTTTGGTGTGGTCAGAACTACCATTCAAGAGTGGTACGAGACAAGACGAGGGAGGTAATATTTCTTTAGGCAGAGAGGATTCATTAGGAACTGACGATGAACTTATGATGGCAAGCGAGGGTATCACCGATGTACAGTTTGGAAATATGTACTCCAATACAATAGTAATCACATCCAACTATTTAGGTTACAGACTACCGGTTGTGATACGCTTACACGGGACTCAAATTGACTCTTCCCGACCTGGACCAAATAATGATGCCTTTAGTTTAgaaaattctttttcaagtcgTGAtagagaagaagaggatgatTATTCAATGTTGAAGTCTTCGGAGGTAATACTTAGAGTTCCAGAAGTGGGATCTTCGATCCACGTGGCTGCAATATCCCCCAGAGGTGACGGAATCGtgtttgttgataaagacGGGCGTTTGTATCTAGTGTCGGCTCCAAACTTAAGCTCACAATCTGGTACTGGACTGACAAATAAGAAGACAGTTGTGTTGTTGGGTGAGGCAGCTAATGCAGAGAGATATACAGAAGCGGCATCGGTACAATTTCTGGCTGATGGGGGTAAAGTGTTTGCAGTAGACAGAAAAGGATTATtccaagtttttgatttcacaAAAGGTGTACCAGGAGAAGACTTGGATGTCGTTAAGTGTAAAATATTGAGTGTATAA
- a CDS encoding Cys4 cystathionine beta-synthase has protein sequence MSNPTPPPPLKNDILELIGNTPLVKLNRIPQSLGIKAKVYAKVELFNAGGSIKDRIAKNMVLEAEKQGRIKPGYTLIEPTSGNTGIGLALVGAVRGYRTIITLPEKMSNEKVSVLKALGAEIIRTPTEAAFDDPESHIGVARRLEKEIPNSVILDQYSNEANPDAHYYGTGYEIWEQTEGNVTHLVAGAGTGGTITGMSKYLKEKNPQVKVTGADPKGSILAEPTSLNDSTEGYLVEGIGYDFIPDVLNRKYVDNWIKTDDAESFKLARRIIREEGILVGGSSGSALQAALLVAKDLTEDDVVVVVFPDSIRSYLTKFADDEWLKSNGFTAEEDEAANKTDEFLNNKTIKDLVAGKPPVVTVTLADTVAKTFDLLQSNGFDQLPVLNKSGQLVGLITLSKILKSLSTKKIQLTNSISSIIIDFRKLADFEKSKSVNKESGFTKRNYDIITLDTKLSVLNKFFETNSNAIITDDDLKPVQIVTKVDLLSYLTKNLSY, from the coding sequence ATGTCAAACCCTACACCACCTCCTCCATTGAAGAACGATATCTTGGAACTTATTGGAAACACCCCCTTGGTCAAATTAAACAGAATTCCCCAATCCTTGGGAATCAAAGCCAAGGTGTATGCCAAAGTTGAGCTATTTAATGCTGGTGGTTCAATCAAGGATAGAATTGCCAAAAACATGGTTCTCGAAGCTGAGAAACAAGGAAGAATTAAGCCTGGCTATACTTTAATTGAACCAACTTCTGGTAACACTGGTATTGGTTTGGCATTGGTTGGTGCGGTGAGAGGATACAGAACAATTATTACTTTACCAGAAAAGATgtcaaatgaaaaagtttcTGTTTTGAAAGCGTTGGGTGCTGAGATTATTAGGACACCAACTGAGGCAGCTTTTGATGACCCAGAATCTCATATCGGAGTTGCAAGGAgattggaaaaggaaattCCAAACTCTGTCATCTTGGATCAGTATTCCAATGAAGCCAACCCAGATGCTCACTATTATGGTACCGGTTATGAAATTTGGGAGCAAACTGAGGGTAATGTTACTCATTTGGTTGCTGGTGCTGGTACTGGTGGTACCATTACAGGTATGTCCAAGTatttgaaggaaaagaacCCACAAGTCAAAGTCACTGGGGCCGATCCAAAGGGCTCTATCTTGGCTGAACCAACAAGTTTGAATGATAGCACTGAGGGCTATTTAGTTGAAGGTATTGGTTATGATTTTATTCCCGATGTATTGAACAGAAAGTACGTTGACAACTGGATTAAAACTGATGATGCcgaatcattcaaattggcaAGAAGGATCATTAGAGAGGAGGGAATTTTGGTTGGTGGATCATCTGGTTCAGCTCTTCAAGCTGCCCTTTTAGTTGCCAAGGACTTGACCGAggatgatgttgttgttgttgtgtttCCTGATTCTATCAGATCTTACTTAACTAAATTCgctgatgatgaatggTTGAAGTCTAACGGATTCACtgctgaagaagatgaagcaGCAAACAAGACTGATGAATTcttgaacaacaaaacaatcaagGATTTGGTTGCAGGCAAGCCACCTGTTGTTACCGTCACACTTGCTGACACTGTTGCTAAAACCTTTGATCTTTTACAATCAAATGGTTTCGATCAATTGCCAGTGTTGAACAAATCTGGCCAATTAGTCGGATTAATCACCTTatcaaagattttgaaatcgttatcaacaaaaaagattCAATTAACAAACTCAATCAGCTCAATCATTATAGATTTTAGAAAATTGGCTGATTTCgaaaaatcaaagtcaGTAAACAAAGAATCGGGATTTACAAAGAGAAACTACGATATCATAACCTTGGACACTAAATTGAGTGTATTAAACaagttttttgaaacaaattccAATGCCATCATcactgatgatgatttgaagcCAGTTCAAATTGTGACCAAGGTCGATTTACTTTCTTATTTGACAAAGAATCTTTCTTATTAA
- a CDS encoding Dst1 protein (S. cerevisiae homolog DST1 has positive transcription elongation factor activity, has in transcription initiation from RNA polymerase II promoter, RNA elongation from RNA polymerase II promoter and localizes to nucleoplasm), translating to MDAKEIKSTISNLEKSVDDITILKLLNILNDEVVPTEKLLRETKVGVVVNKYRSHDNKDISTLVKKMIRGWREAVQNEKNSKKKPSAGSPESTPASSGSPASTTLNADKSGASAANGRTFSGPRNAKSDGVNTTLYDNPTRNASVGALYSSLAVERDDSPQHIITIASEIESEVFKSEYSKVNDAYRNKLRSFTMNLRNKKNPELRERVLSKQITASQFIKMTPNEMAPEALKKEIEKLHKQNLFDAQGATEKRAVTDRFTCGKCKHKKVSYYQMQTRSADEPLTTFCTCENCGNRWKFS from the coding sequence ATGGATGCCAAGGAAATAAAGTCCACCATATCGAACCTTGAAAAATCTGTAGATGATATAACAATATTGAAGCTACTCAATATTTTAAACGATGAGGTTGTACCCActgaaaagttgttgagGGAGACAAAGGTTGGTGTCGTAGTCAACAAGTACAGAAGTCATGACAACAAGGATATATCAACCTTagtgaagaaaatgattaGGGGATGGAGGGAAGCAGTgcaaaatgaaaagaataGCAAAAAGAAGCCCTCGGCTGGCTCGCCCGAATCAACACCAGCATCTTCGGGATCCCCTGCATCCACAACACTAAATGCAGACAAGTCAGGAGCCAGTGCAGCTAACGGGAGAACATTTAGTGGACCAAGAAATGCGAAATCCGATGGGGTAAACACTACATTATACGATAATCCCACTCGTAACGCATCTGTTGGAGCGTTATACTCTTCCTTGGCTGTCGAGAGGGACGACTCTCCTCAACACATCATTACAATAGCCTCTGAGATAGAAAGTGAGGTGTTCAAAAGTGAGTACCTGAAAGTCAACGACGCTTACAGAAACAAGTTAAGAAGTTTCACCATGAATCTTcgaaataaaaaaaaccCAGAATTGAGGGAACGtgttttatcaaaacaaattacGGCttctcaattcatcaagatgACACCCAATGAAATGGCTCCTGAAgcattgaagaaagagattgaaaagttgCATAAGCAAAACCTCTTTGACGCACAAGGTGCCACTGAAAAGAGAGCAGTTACTGATAGATTTACATGTGGTAAATGTAAGCATAAAAAGGTGAGTTATTATCAAATGCAAACCAGATCTGCGGACGAGCCTTTAACAACATTCTGCACATGTGAAAACTGTGGAAATAGATGGAAATTTTCGTAA
- a CDS encoding Rna15 protein (S. cerevisiae homolog RNA15 has mRNA binding, protein heterodimerization activity, has role in mRNA polyadenylation, mRNA cleavage and localizes to mRNA cleavage factor complex), whose product MDNRSTCVSIGKFPFDYTEEQVLEIARSVGPVLDIKLLFDELTGKSKGYAIVNYGDVETAGSAVRNLNYTSLPNGRFLKCAIVNDYEMIGDEDSAVKLPPLPLGIQIHPNQNASQVISSILSNIDSNSALQILKEMKTMSQENPKGTKLLLERFPQLALAIVELGLLTNTTNHELIELTLNKKPIELKSLSVDHVSLLQSVYKLADDQIIELDESQQEIVKRIKVEIEKGSYGEILENSIKQG is encoded by the coding sequence ATGGACAACAGGAGCACATGCGTATCGATAGGGAAGTTCCCATTTGACTATACAGAGGAGCAAGTGTTAGAGATAGCGAGGTCAGTAGGGCCGGTTCTTGATATCAAGCTATTATTTGATGAGTTAACGGGAAAATCAAAAGGGTATGCAATTGTGAACTATGGAGATGTTGAGACGGCAGGCTCGGCTGTACGAAATTTGAATTATACTTCCCTACCTAACGGGaggtttttgaaatgtgcCATTGTGAATGATTATGAGATGATTGGAGATGAAGATTCTGCTGTCAAGTTACCACCATTACCATTGGGAATTCAAATACACCCAAACCAGAATGCATCGCAAGTGATATCAAGTATACTATCGAACATCGATTCTAATTCAGCGCTTCAGATCTTGAAGGAGATGAAAACCATGAGCCAGGAGAATCCCAAAGGTACCAAACTTCTTCTTGAGAGGTTCCCACAATTAGCTTTGGCCATAGTTGAATTAGGTTTATTAACTAATACCACCAACCACGAGCTTATAGAGTTGACATTAAACAAGAAGCCAATAGAATTGAAGAGCTTGTCAGTCGATCATGTCAGTCTACTACAATCAGTATATAAATTGGCCGATGATCAAATTATTGAGTTGGATGAAAGTCAACAGGAAATTGTGAAACGaatcaaa